In one Thermosipho ferrireducens genomic region, the following are encoded:
- a CDS encoding NAD(P)/FAD-dependent oxidoreductase, producing the protein MSKKYKVCIIGGGIIGTAIAYNLCRLGETSVAIFEKRYLSSGATGRCGGGIRQQWSTKANVKLAMRSVKLFERYKEDIGMDIEYTQGGYLLLSYSEEEAEQFEKNVKLQREEGLNVEIISPKTVKKKYPFINTEKLVLATFCQTDGHANPHKATFGYAKAAKTMGADIFTHTEVFGIDIVNKTVKGVHTSKGFFECEIVVNAAGAWSKDVGKMANLNIPTESYRHQIFVTEPLEYFFPFMAISFSGNFYMRQALHGQFIMGQGDKDEKPGINENVTFKFEKEMARKMTRIFPFLKNLRILRHWSGEYNMSPDAQPIIGESKDIKGYYYAVGFSGHGFMLAPAVGEAVAELITFGKSIHNDISHLNTDRLSKATEIEKNVV; encoded by the coding sequence ATGAGTAAAAAATATAAAGTTTGTATAATTGGTGGTGGAATAATAGGAACTGCTATTGCCTACAATCTTTGCAGATTGGGAGAAACATCCGTAGCAATTTTTGAGAAAAGATATTTATCATCTGGAGCTACTGGAAGATGCGGGGGAGGAATTCGTCAGCAATGGAGCACAAAAGCAAATGTAAAATTGGCTATGCGAAGTGTAAAGCTGTTTGAAAGATACAAAGAGGATATAGGAATGGACATTGAATATACTCAGGGAGGTTATCTCCTTTTATCCTATTCTGAAGAGGAAGCTGAACAGTTCGAAAAAAATGTTAAATTACAGCGGGAAGAAGGCCTTAATGTTGAAATCATATCCCCAAAAACTGTTAAGAAAAAATATCCATTTATAAACACTGAAAAACTTGTTCTGGCAACTTTTTGCCAGACTGACGGTCACGCAAACCCACATAAAGCAACGTTTGGATACGCAAAAGCCGCTAAAACAATGGGAGCAGATATTTTCACGCACACAGAGGTATTTGGAATAGATATTGTAAACAAAACCGTTAAGGGAGTTCACACTTCGAAGGGATTTTTCGAATGTGAAATAGTTGTAAACGCCGCAGGCGCATGGTCAAAAGATGTAGGCAAAATGGCAAATCTTAATATTCCAACAGAAAGCTACAGGCACCAGATCTTTGTAACAGAGCCTTTAGAATATTTCTTCCCATTCATGGCTATCAGTTTTTCAGGTAACTTTTATATGAGACAGGCTTTACATGGACAATTCATAATGGGACAGGGTGACAAAGACGAGAAGCCCGGCATAAATGAAAATGTAACTTTTAAATTTGAAAAAGAAATGGCCAGAAAAATGACACGTATTTTTCCGTTTTTAAAAAATTTAAGGATCTTAAGACACTGGTCAGGTGAATACAATATGTCACCAGATGCCCAGCCCATAATAGGAGAAAGCAAAGACATAAAAGGGTATTATTACGCAGTAGGATTCTCGGGTCACGGATTTATGCTTGCCCCTGCTGTCGGTGAAGCTGTAGCAGAGCTAATAACCTTTGGAAAATCCATTCACAACGATATATCACACCTGAACACAGATCGTTTATCAAAAGCCACAGAAATTGAGAAAAATGTAGTATAA